Sequence from the Panicum virgatum strain AP13 chromosome 5N, P.virgatum_v5, whole genome shotgun sequence genome:
TAATCTGAGCGCCATAGGGGACATATCGTGTGTACGGTCATTGACTGTTTGTGGGAAGTGGGAACCAGCCCTCGaattattagaaaagatgaGGATGCTTCGAGTGCTAGATCTGGCAGGTACAGGTGAGCTACTACGGGATCATCACATTGAGCCACATTTGGACAAGCTTATTCACCTCAAATATCTCTCCCTCCGAGGATGTCGTAACATTTTTTGGCTCACACATTCACTGGACAACCTATGGGACCTCCAGACGCTGGATGTTAGGGGTACATCCATGATCATACTGCCACAGACAATTGTCAACCTAGAGAAGCTTCAATATCTTCGTGCTGGTCAAATACCAAAGGATGAGAAAACTACAGATTGCATGGGCTCAGCAGCtccaaaaacaaacaaaagactTACCTTGGGTGGGGTGATGAAAGGTGTGATCATAAATTCATTCCGGTCAGAGCCAAAGGATAGCGGTGAAGCCAGCAAGAGAGACACATTCAATAAGACATTCTTTTATGATGGCCATCTTCTGTACCCGACGCGGGATAAGCACGGTATTGAAGTTCCCAATGGGACACGGAAGCTAAACTCCTTGGAAACACTCGGTGTCATAGATATCGGAGCTAGGGAAGACAGCTCGGAGGAGCTTAGGAAACTCACCAAGCTACGCAAGTTGGGAGTGACCGGTCTCAATAGGGAGAACAGCCAGCAGTTCTTCTCAGCCATTGCCATGCTCACCCTCCTCCAATCTCTGTCAATTCGGTCAGAAGGAAAACCAGGTTTGCAGAACTGTTTGGATGGCAAATCCTCATCGCCTCCAACATACATTCGAAGCCTCAAGCTGTACGGAAATCTTATCACGCTGCCATCATGGATCTTACACCTTCAGAATCTTACAAAGTTGAAGCTCAGGAGCACCAGACTGGGGCCTGACGCTGTATATGTCCTTGAGAGACTACCGCGTCTTGCCATTCTGCGGCTCCTATCAAACTCAATTGAAGGGAAAGACCTCCGCTTCCATTTCCAGCATGGGAGCTTCCGAAGCCTTGTGTTGCTGCAGTTTGATGGATTACCCTACCTTCAGTCAATAAAGTTTGAACAAGGTGCGACCCCTAACCTTGAGTTACTACAAGTAGAGAATTGCACCGATATTGAGAAGCATGGGTGCTCTGGGCTGTCTTATCTGCCAAGCCTCAAAGAACTTTGGCTCAAGGCCGGCAGCGATAGTTTCATGCACGATTTACAGATGCAACTGGAGCGTAATCCAAATCGATCAATCTTGAAGGTAAATTAAGCTCCAGGGTCAACGGCTCAAGGTCGTCACTGCACCGCCTGTATAATATATCATGTGTATTTCCATTATTCCAATTGTACGTTTTTATTCTACTTTCTTTTATTTCCCCTTGATGTACGATTGCTATATTCCCTTTTATGTATGCtgtatttttttcttattttccttTATTTCCCCTTTGATGTATGATTTATCATACCTCTTCATGTATGATTTTTCTTATCTTTTCTATTTACCCCTTGTATTGATAATAAAAAGAGGCATTACCCTTTCATTTAGCATTGTACTTTTATTTCACACTACAAGAGATCTGACATTTCATGACAATTCATTTCTGTCACAAAACCACAAAAATAAGTCATATGCTAAAATTTGTGACAATCTGGTGACGAACGATTCTTTGTCATAGAATGTGCGTGTTAAAAGATATTTTGTGACTTTGTGTTGTGTTTTCTTCACAGTTTATTTGTGGCGATCCTTTCTTTTCCATTGTCTTATGACATTTGATTTTTATCATTAGTTGACATCAGAACATCACAAAATCCTACAATAATATGAAATGGGCTGGCCTGTTTAATAATTATATTTGAGTCTTTTTATTATCCAGACATGGTTTGTTCCTATTATGGGCCAATTGAAATTATCATATGAGCTAACCCAATTCCTTTATGGGCCAACACATTTTCTTCATGGAGCTCAAACGTAAGTTGTGGGCTTAAATATAATAGCCCAATTCTATTACAGGGCAAACACTGCATACTAAAACCCAACATATATTACATAATATTCAGCCCATGTATTCCATTTTATTGAACATTAATTAAACCCATAAAATCCTGCCCACACAGGGCAACAAATACAAATAGCAAATGTTGCAATAAACTGTCAGCTCTTTAATAAGTCCATATTTAACATTTAATTCATATTTTTAAATCACGAAGGGGattgaatttttgaaaaaaaaaattgtgcaaacgTACATCTTATACATCTCTAAACATATAAAGTTTGTATATATGTTTTGATATGATGACACTTGGGTAAGTTCAAATTTTAGATAGCATTTGACTCGAAATCTCATAAGTCATACGTGGATTACTAAAATTTGTACATATTTTGGTTCTGAAAAATTCAAAGAGAATACCAAAAACTCAAGAGATTGGTGTTCCGTTGGAAAAGGCTCACACCAAAATCtacttcaaaattcaaaatatttttggaggtacaaaaagaaaaatatcagttttcattttttttattacaCTACAAATATGAGGATTTTAGAACTCAAATTTGGTTTACACATGTAGTATTGCCTTCAAATACTTGTGTCATTTTTgttgaattttttaaaaaaatggtcCATGTAACACTAAAAAGAAGAATCAATATAAACTAATGAAAGGCGCTTTCTATAGACTGAATATGTATTCTGCGAGACAGAATATACGTTTTCTTTTCATGAAACACAAGCAATGAAAGGGTAGTTTGAAAATACGTTTTCAATGTTATTAGATTTATTGGACTGAGCATGGGCTTAATTGGCACGGCCTGACAGAGGCCCGCTATGTCATAGGCTAGTTTTTGCAATTTTCAGAATTTAGATGGGCCATGCTCGCATAAGCCCAGGTGGGTTGCTGAAGAAAGAAGACAAGGGAAGCGGGCTAACTAGGCCAAATGGGTTATGTTGGTCTGTTTTCTGCCCTTTTTTTTCCAGTTTTCGTATTCTCTAACCGGGCCAAGCCCAATTAACAGAGTTAATTTCAAATGATTTCACCCTCTTACCTAAATTTTTTTGACTCGGCCTGGAGACGAATCTCATGAGCCTAATTAagacctaattaatccatcattagcggatgagttactgtagcattactgttgcaaattatgaattaagtaggcttattagattcgtctcgcgatttacagcccatctatgtaaTTGGTTTTTTTacccacatttaatacttcatgcatgtgtccaaacattcgatgtgatatttttgggAAAAGTTTTTGGAATCTAAATAGGGCCTTTCTAAATTTTGACATGAAAATTTCTATGAAGATTTTggcataaaaatatttttcctgTTCATAGGAATTTATCTTTTTAATTAAAAGAAAACACATATATCTCTTCCAATTTTTAACTTTAGTATACAAATAATAAACATTCGGCGGTGAGTGGTTTTCATTAGTGTCCATTTTAGTTATGACATTAGTAGTTTTGAAATATAGTTATGAACCTTTTGGTTGTGGTAAGTTTTTATGTTTTTTTACTCAAAATCAATAGTTCTGTTAACATTGAAAAAAATTAGTGACGAAAGTCTAAAACTATGACAATTTCCCATTGTCATTAAATTGTGATGCATAAGTTATCCTAACATGACGCTCCATGTTCGTCACAATATGAAATTGGTATAATTTGTGATGAATTCTAGGTAGTTTTTGTGACGCACGTCTAATATTCGTTAATAAATTGAATTGGTCGTCATAAACAGAGTAAGCTAgtgatatttgatgaattgtcACTCTGAAATCGTCGTAGAATGTCATATTTCTTGTAGTGGCTTTTGATCCTTTCTTTCCGTTGCCTTCCTACACCTCGTGGAGTGTACTCCAATCAACATTTCGTGCATTTGGTCCTACTTCCTCAACAGGTTCTGAATGAGGTAAGGCTCCATCAACATTTCCAGGAGCTTCTACGAGTGCTACACTAAGTTCAGGCTCCCCATCGAGCCTAGTAAAATCGATGCacataaaaaaaaacaatcagaTGGGGATGTACAACCAGTATCGTACGCATTCGAGTTAGATAGCCTACAGCATCACAACAACAACGAGAAGGAAGAAATGGATTACCTAGGGACAAGATCCATCCAATCACATCAGATCCACGAAGCCAGTCAAACCGGACCTTGTAACATGGGGTGCTGTCGGGCTCAAGCAGCGGCGGGTCCTTcggtggtgggctggtggccACGGGCAGGAAGGAGTGGTGGCAGCGGGAGCTTGGGtgggagagcgtcggggtcggcaggaagaggcggtggaggcgcgCAGGAAGGGGCAGCGTCGCGAGCATCGGGGGTTTGGGCCCCGACGGGCATGAAAGGGCAGTGCCCGCCGCTACAGACGAGGTCTTGCCGGCGGCAAGAACTGGGAGGCGAGCCTGCCCTGAGATTCGAACGGATGGATAAGGTCTCTGTTCTGTGTAAGCACAAGGGTAAAATGGTCAGTTCATATGGTCTATTGTTGGAGAAATCAGCAAATGAATTAGGAAATCTCGAAAAAGCATTTTAGCGGTTGGCCACCGTTTCATAATGGCAATCGAACTAAACCAATTTGCGGGATGGCAAAACGGCGAAGTCCACTTTTGAGAATGGtagaatttcaaattttctttaTTCCATGCGGCGTCGGGTGACTTGGTTATGAACCACCAATCGATTGGATCCATTCTTTTTTATAAGGAAGAAAACTATTTTTAGCTATTGAACTATCGCTGGAGTTTGGTTTTGACCATTGAAATTCAAAATCGGGTATTATTGACCATCAAACTATGAAAATCGGATAGATTTGACCATTTACCTGGTTTTGAAAGTGGTTTTTGCCTCTaaacattttctaaaataaataaaaattagtTTAGTCCTTAGAATTTTATACCTAATTTATTTTAGATCATAAAAATATGATATTTGTgtaatttatttaaaaaatataatctaTGTATTGGTGATATACTTAGAATTATTTGGaccttaatttttttatattggtATTGCATTAATGCTCATACACGCAcccattatttatttatttaattatttttatactATATTAGACCTGGTGATCGACTAAATGTATCCAACGAACTTCGAATGCAAGGAAGATCTATAAAGAAAATACCAACACAATAAATTAGCTATGAATACTAAAGACTAAactaatttatttattatttttaaaaaagatatataggcaaaaccaccttcaaaactaGGTAAATTGTCAAATTTGTCTGGATTTCATAGTTTGATGGCCAAAATACCCAGTTTTGAAGTTCGATGCCTAAAATCAAACTTCGATGATAGTTTGATGGTTAAAAATGGACTTCTTCCTATTTCGCATGCCATATAAGTTTACACTTCGACGCCGTCATGGTACCAAGCTCGGCATCAAAATTTATGATGTTGAGGTGGCGCCACGTCGTCGACCACCACATTAAATCGGGTTGCAAAACTCAGCGCCATGACTTTTGGCGACAAGGTACCAAGATGTGTTACCTTGTCGACGTAACTTATGGTGCCACCCAGgtataaaatagcaaatcttctCTTCAGAgatctaaatgtaatttttttttaaaagttaAAAAGTGAAAAAATAGCCCTGACAGTACCTACTCTCACAACTTGGCAAGGGCTTCTCACGGAGAAACGGAAAACTCCATTCCATTCCGATCCGCGGTTCCCCTTGCCGCCGCTCCATTTTAAAACCCCCAAATCCTCTCAAGAGCCGCTGTGGCcatgcggcgcggcggcggcggccggcggttcCCCAAGTCCTCCCTGGCGCCCTCCGCGGCCGAGGGCACCCCGGCGCACTACAGCGCCATCCCCATCCGCAACCTCGACTCCGCCTTTTCCCGCCGCGACTCCGGCGCCGGCAGCCTCTGCAGCAGCCACCGCACTTCCTCCGTCGGCGCGGGCGTCGGCGCTGCCCCCAACTTCTCTGACCGCGCCAACTTGTTCTCCCATGGCAGGGCGTAGAAAGCTCTACCAATGCTAGGGTTCGCAACAAGCTTATTAAAACGATAAAACGACGAAACGAATAGAGGGTAGATTTTAACGAAACGATGGACGTTTTAACGTTTAAACGGACGTTTTAACGTTTAAACGGACGTTTCACAAGGACGTTTTCTCGTGAAAATGTCGTTTTCACGTCGTGAAAACGTCGTTTTAATAACAGGGGTTCGTAACCAAATAATGGAAGTAATAAGATATGTGGGCTGAATTGAAACCAGACATGCTCTGCAACATTGGAAATAGGTCTGGTGGCAGGTCATCCGGATGAGCAACCATTTGTATAGCATTTGCAAGGTCTTTACCTACACTTTTGACAGCACCAATCAGCCCCTCCTCTTCGATTTCAGCTAACTTTGCCCTCTTGCTGGGTCTGCTAGCAGTAGATGTTGCCCCTTGAGTAGTACCTTCACTTGCATCATATCCAGTATCCTCCGCCTCTTGGCTGTCAGCATCATTATCGTCTCTTCCTAGAGGTGCACTTGAGTCCTTTGCAAAGTTTCCTGTGGCCATGCTATTTCCAAATATTGTTTCCATCTCTCTATAGTGCAGGAGGGGCTTGTTAAAGAACTCAGCATCAGCCTTATGATCCTAGAATGTACTACATATTAGTCAacaaaatctgaaaattcaGCATGAGCCTAATGATGGTAAAATGGAGTATAGATTATCTGAATATGGTTATTGTAGTGCTCAGCGTCAAGAGTAATCATGCAATTATCTTCATCAAATAGTGCAGCACTCAACTTCTTAAGTCTAGTTATCTTTGCAAACCTTTtctgccatgttttcaaatggTTCTTGACTTGCTCACCTGTGCGCATAGTGTTGAACTTCTCATTGATAGCCCTAGCACAAGCATTGAGATGGACCTTAAAGCCCTTCGATGTCTTCAAGCCAGTAGCCACCAAATTACAGAGGTGAGTGAGCATGAAAGCGGACATTGTTGAAGTCCATGTGGCAGGCCCGCTAGTTCCCCCAAGTCCTTCAGCTGCATCCATTGCCTGTCATACAAACACATAAttaaaaacaaaatcagcaaactATATGTCCAGCTGCACACTTAATTTTAGTTGCAGCGCCCTGTTATACACATGAACTTGAATTTCAGCACAATCACATGAACAAGCAATATGTCCAATACAAAtggaatcaaacaaaaaatgtcTTACACACATGGTACAGCAAGCAATATGTCCAATACAAAtggaatcaaacaaaaaatgtcTTACACACAAATGGAATTGAACAATACATATGTCTTACAAATGAAATACATCAAACAATATTAGTTAACATTGTTGTTTTGACGATCTGACCACATCTGATCAGCAATTTGTTGCCTGAAATGAACCATAGCAGCATGGTCATTTGCTTGTCCAGTGACTGTTGAAGCTTGTTCATAGCTTGGATAGTCctcgaaaaaaaaatcatcaacccCATCTTACCCCATCTTGTATGACCCAATTATGAATGATGCAGCAAGCAACAACATCTACTTGAGTTGGAAAAGGGAAGAATGGGATGGCATCATCAAGAATTTTGAATCTTCTCTTTAGTGCCCCAAATGCACGCTCTACTGTGACCTGAAGAGAGGAATGTCTAAGGTTGAACAACTCCTTCTCATTTTGCACCGGATTACTCCCCCTCCCCCATTCTTTCAAGTGGTACCGGACGCCACGGAAAGGGGGCAAGAATCCCGGCTTTGCTCCATATCCAGCATCAACTAGGTAGTATTTGCCTATCATGTGATGGACAGGTTGGTCAAATTTCTATAAACATGACAAATTTGTATGCACAAGTTCAGAGCCTGCTACTCTATTACCTTGTGGAACACGAAGACCATTCTCACATTCTAAAGCATTTCGTAAAACTAGAGCATCGTGTGCTGCCCCCTCCCAACCAGCCAAGACATAAGTGAACCGTAGATCAAAATCTACGGCTGCCATAACATTTTGTGTGGCATGAGACTTCCTACCACGAAATGAATTCTCAATATCCTTAGGAACAAATGCTCTTACATGTGTACCATCAATTGCTCCAATACAATCCTATTTTTTTTCCAGAAGAGATTAGGGACATTGCTGAGGTCAGATTAGTATGAATCTGAAAACAAAACAGCAATAAGGCTCACACCTTAAAGTATGGATCCCATCTGTAGTTCCCTGCAATTTTGCTTGGAGTGTCCAAGGATGGGGGTTTAATTAATTCCCCCCGTAACTGACCAATAGCATGGAGTGCTTTGTTGAAATAATGGCTAACTGTTTCTCCCGATCTATCAAAATTAGTTCCAACTAACCTATTCCTAAGATTGTGTCCCACTGTATTTAGAAACATGCCCACTTGTTGCTCAACACACACGTGAATGGTATCTTTAAGCAAACCACGATCTCTAAAAAGACTGCACAACCGAAAGAACTTGTCTCTATTAAGTCTTAACATGTTCACACAAACTGTGTCATCCCTCCAAATTTTATTGTTTAGGTATTCTATTCTCATCCTATCCCTTTCCTCCATAGGCCCATAGGTAAATACCAGCAGTCCTTTCACCCCGTTTACGTTTTCTAGAGTCTAGACTGAATAATCACGGCCACCATTGATAACAACATGTGTGCAGCAGCAGCGCAAATTACAGCCTTGGTCTTCTTATCCATCTACAACATAACAATGACAACAACAATAATATAGGCATGGCATAGTTCCAAATCTAGCAACATATACATGTATACCCATTGTTGTAGCAAAATTAGTTCCAAATCTAGCAAGCACCACACACGAGAATCAGCAAATCGGTTTGGATTTGCTTACCTTGGGGCGGAAGAAGGATGGCGCGGCTCAGTGATGCCTGGTGGTGGAGGAGAAGGTCGGCTTGCTGGAGATGCGGTGACGACGATGAGGGCCGGTGCAACCAGGTCGCCGCGacaagggaggggaggggacagGTCCGCCGGGCCGGCGCGGGCAGGGGAgacggggaggggcggcgcctgcAGGGAAGAACAGGGGCGGCATGGTTCAGCTCGCGAGCTAGGAGGGAAGGGGGAGGCGCAGCCAGGAAAAATGAGAAGGGGAGGGCGCCGGGGTCATGGCGCAATACctgggaggggagggagcgggGATGCACCAGCAGGGAGGCGGAGCTTCACCGCcacggaggaggggcgccgccgccgcccgccagagAGGGGCGTCGCGACTCGCGAGATCCAGCTGGGGTGTGCGTGGGAGGGTGAGGGTGAGGGTGAGGATAAGGTTTGGGGGGGTGACCGACGGCTCACGCGCGACGCACGTGACGGCGTGGGAGGGAAGTGGGTCGGAGTGGTCCGTTGGTTTTGAAGGAATCACCTTGACCCGCATCTAGTGGGTATATTCCCCTCCAGGTTGAACTCGACCCATATGAACCCCCTAACCAAACATGGGTCCAACTGGGTCGAACCCGTCCCGACCTAGTTCGACCCTGGAACCAAACACAGCCTAAAATCAGGAAGAATAGTGCTTCCTATAAATGGGAGTGGGCACTGAGCATATTTACACATCAACTTTGTGGTGAAGAAGCCCTTAGTATTTGAACTTGACCAATTATGATGCATTGATGTTGTTATTGGAAAGTGAAGTTTGTATTTATGTCATGATTACACTTTGATGTGTTGTGATTTGACTTGAGTGTTATGTAATCTATTCTTTTTCTAATGATCTGCCTTTTCACTAGAGAAGTGCGGCAGGGGGCATCATCAATTTGTTAAAAATTAGGCAGATGCCCTACCACCCTTTTATCTTAATATTTATTTACTCTTGAAATTTATGGTGAAGTAAACATGAAGAATGGATTTGACTTATGGAAAAAAACAATTCTGCTGTTATTGTAAATCGGATTTTGGATTTGTCCCATGGACCATGGTTTTTAAGTGGTCGCCTAGGCGTCACCTAGTCGTCACCTAGGCGTCAGGCGCTGAAAAAACCTGGGTGTCTCGGACGCCACGACCAAAATTCAGCAAAATGATAGcaggggagcgaggagagagagagagagaggaagaactGGAGGAGGACCAGGCAAGGCTAACGACCAATTTCTGCTTCCATCCCCTTCGGTTCTGACTCTTGAAGGGCAGCGGCAGGGTATCTCGCATAGGGATCTAGAAGGGGAGCGGTGATGGCAGTGAGGAAGGGAAGGGGAGATCTAgaagggggcggcggcagcagtgAGGAAACGGAGGGGAGATCTAGAAGGAGGCGGCTCCAGCAGTGGACATGGAGAACAGGATCGGGAGGGAGAAGATGCACCTTGGAGGTTGGAGAGGAGCAGtatcgggaggaagaagaggcacCTGTACTGTAGAGGAGCAGGGTCAGCCCTAGATAGTTCACGATAGTTTGGGAGGGGGCTTTTATGGTCTGTCTGCTGGGCTGGGCCTTTTTTGTTCCTTatccttcttttattttttttcattttcatttttatcCCTAAACCATGCTCCTGGTTTTAAGTTTTTAATAATCATATGGCGTCACCTTGTCACGCCTTATGCTcgccaaggcgtcgcctaggcgacttGAATGAGTGGCTCGCCAGTCGCCACGGCTTGCCTTGTCACCTTAGAAACAATGCCATGGACTATACTGATGTGTTGTAAATTAGGTTTGAGGGCTATCTAATCTATGTCTTTTGTAAAGATCTCCCTTTTACTTCATGTAAATTAATGCCTGTTCTAATGCTCTGCCTTTTACTGATGTGTTGTAAATTAGATTATGGGATCTCCCTGATTTGGTGCTATTCTATAAGCCACTCCTAGGACCTCCTTGTCTATATATGTACACTTGCTTTGCACCCCATAATCAATCTACTATTCCCAAGCCATATTCTCTTTCAGTAAGAGCAGCGAGCATGATTTATTCGTTAACACATATGTGGATGTCCTGCCACCTTGTATCTGAATTTAATTTGTACTTCCGGCAAAATAAAAACTTTTATGTATGCAAGGTTAATGAGTATCTTGGAGGCTATCTAATTCACAGAGTCGGAGAAATAAAATGATGAATAATCAGTCAAGTGTTAGAGGAGCAGTTGTCAAATATTTCTAAATGGATTTTGTTTTTGTACCCTCTGTGTAGGAGCATTTCATCTATATAATGTTACTCTGGCTTGCAGCCTTTTCCGGGTATTCTTGAATTCCCTATCCCAGTCTCTTTTCATGGTGATCCTAAACAATTATCAGTATGGACAAGTGCTTGGCCCCGGCTTTTATCATACAGCTCAAGTTGTTCGGGACTCTTACAGAATAATTATTGCAAAATAATTAAGTCAAACCTCTTGTATTTGCTGTTGTCTAGATAGTTGCTCGTTTGAACTCGCTGGATCGTGAAATCACAAATGATGACTCAAGATGCACAGCTGATGCGAGACGAATGAAAGATGAGTTGGAGAAAAAGAACAATGATTT
This genomic interval carries:
- the LOC120674640 gene encoding protein ALP1-like, translated to MRVKVIPSKPTDHSDPLPSHAVTCVARLLVFTYGPMEERDRMRIEYLNNKIWRDDTVCVNMLRLNRDKFFRLCSLFRDRGLLKDTIHVCVEQQVGMFLNTVGHNLRNRLVGTNFDRSGETVSHYFNKALHAIGQLRGELIKPPSLDTPSKIAGNYRWDPYFKDCIGAIDGTHVRAFVPKDIENSFRGRKSHATQNVMAAVDFDLRFTYVLAGWEGAAHDALVLRNALECENGLRVPQGKYYLVDAGYGAKPGFLPPFRGVRYHLKEWGRGSNPVQNEKELFNLRHSSLQVTVERAFGALKRRFKILDDAIPFFPFPTQVDVVACCIIHNWVIQDGVRWG